Within the Penaeus chinensis breed Huanghai No. 1 chromosome 43, ASM1920278v2, whole genome shotgun sequence genome, the region CGTAGCCTGATTTGTTTCTGTGTCAACTACCAgaacatcttcaccatcaccatcattttttgaattgtatatttgtatagaagATGGACCAGCCTCCTCTTCTAGGTCTTCTAATATCAAACTATCATGTATATTTTCTGTTAAACTATCAACCTTTGCTTGACTACAAATATCTAGAGAACTACTAATATGTAATCTATCAACAGTATCGGAAGAAGAATCAAGAGTTTTGGATTTATCTTTTGATTCATCTTCTGCAACTATAATACCATCCTCAAAATCCCCAGAGAAAGCTAGTTCACTTAATCCAGGCTCCATTTTCTTTACTGTCTGTTCATTGACAGCTTCATGTATAACAAAAGTGCTGTCTACTTTTTTGGAACCATCCAAACATAAACTTTCTGAAAATGATTCATGGAACTCAATGCTAGGATCTTCTGTGATGCTCTTATTGCTGAGTCTTCTTGCAGGTGAATCATAGTCCTCAAGGAAGCTCTCTTCTTTTATAGGAGAtaaagtggtggtgatgatacctCTGTAGTTGATAACAACATTATCACGTTCACCAGATGGGACATCATCAGGTTCTTCAggctccatttcctccttttcctgcacACCACCAAGCTTCAAGCTCAACTCAGCCCTGAGAGCATTTATGTCTTCTGGTTTGTATCCAAGTACCTCCTCATCATCTGTTGTGTTGTATGAAACATATGTTCCCTCGTCATCAAGATTTAGCATATCAGTTGAAGAGTAAGGACTCTTGGTGGAAGACGTGTCACTTCGAGGGCTTGCTTCCAGATCTTCCTGTGAACCTTTGAGTTTTCCATCAAAGGTATTATTGCCATCAGCTGCTTCTTGTAGCAGCTGCCTTGTCTGAAATGCTGCCTCTTGCCAGGCAACCATCTGCTGCTGCCAGAAGTCCCCATTTTCTGCTTCATCATTCTCTACTGCAGAATCTTGACTCTCTTGTGATGACCAGCAGTCATCACCTCTTATCCTATATTGGTAAGCACTTGGTGAAAGGTCATCCTCTTCTTTAATCAAATTCACTTCAGAATCTAAATCAAAAGTTTTGAGTTTAAGCACATCACCATTTAGGTTTACTAATTTATGGTTTTCTAAGTCTGTTGTGGCAGATTTTGCACCCAGCACTTTTTCTTCAGCAGGTGTGATATGAAATCCAAgtcctgtttttatatttttctcattgtatattgccttttctttttccacAATGAAGTCGTGAACTGAATCACTAGTATCTGATCTGACAACACTTTTCTCATCAGAGCTCTGAGTTTCAGGCAACTGGCAAGATGAAACTGTTGATGAATCTGCTATTTCACATTCCCTGCCAAATGTTTCCTTTACATCTTTACTGTGCTTTACTAATTGAGTAATCTCATTATGATCCATTACCTCAAATGTGCAGTCAACTGAATCTTCCCTCTTATAGGTATAAGAATCTGAGGGGGTGTCAATAATAACATAGGAATTGCCAAGAGAACAGGTTTCATCAGTCTTACTGCCTTGAGAAGAACTCCACTCTCTTTGGTTCAATGAGTTTACATCTAGGAAAGGAGTTTGCTTTAGCTCCTCATCAGAAAGCAGAGTTGCAGTTTTATATAGATCAGACACTTCAGCTGATGTATACAATtctcttgtcactggtctggatTCAGCAGTAAGGTAAGATTCATCACTAAACTTCATAATCTGGTTCCTGTCACATAAAGAGGATTCCATGCTGGCAGTGTGAAATGGTTCATGAAATTCTGAGGAAGGCTTTTGTACCAAAGCATCAGAGTGTTTCATAAGAGATGAGCTTGAATCTGAACCAAAAAATATGTCAGTATCAACCTTTGGACGATGAGAATCAACATCTGATATTTCACTTTCATTGTGCTTCATAATTCCAGAAATCTCATTACATGTACTATGCTCAAATGTACTACTGAGATCCTGTCTTAAATCTGAGAGCCCAGGATATTCTGCTTTGTTCACTATCACATTTTCACTCCCATCAAATGTGCTTCCTAATATATCACTTGCTATGTCactctttatatttgttttatcatttgaaATTTCCTTGAAAATTGTATCTGAGTTCACTAAATCTTCACTCATTGTACTACCTAGGAATCTATCCCATTGTTCTAAATCAAATTCAATTCCAGCTGagtctttctcgttcttcttgttGTTTGCTGGGTGCACTTCTTTTGGAAAAGCTGATGGCTGGGTGTTTTCTTCTTTACATTCAGTGGATTCAGGGGATTTGATGGCCCTGTATAGTTCTAATGAATAGTGTTCCAAAGCTCCTATAACTATATCTTCTCCTTCAACAATTTCTTCTGGTTTATAACTAGGAATTTCAGGTGCTGATTTTTCATCCTTTCCCTCATTACAGGACTGGTCATTTTTCTGTTCATTGTCAGCATCCTTCATCTCATCCTTGTTAAATCCAAATACTAACCGTTGCTTGACAAAGGTATTATCCTTGTCAACAGCAATTACATTGCTAGACATTTCTTGATCTCCTTCATAACTTGTATCATGGACACTGAACCCATCTGTAAATGGTGAAGAATCCATCTTTTCATTCACTGTCCCACTCTCTCCAGtgtcatcttcatcctttttcaGTGGTGTGCTGGTCAATCTTTGTCTGGACTTTTCCTGTACATAATCAAGAAACTTGTTTAATTCTGTGGATCTACAGGATTCTTCTCCAATTTGGACTGCTGATCTCTGACTGTTCAAGGCAGGATCCTTAATGCTGCTGTCCTCATTGCTCTGGTTGTCAGTCCTATTTTTTGCCAACATCCAGCCACCATCCATATCATTCACATCAACCTTTTTAATATTGTCACTGAAAACCACAGAATCCTTCTGTGTCTGGACATCCCCATTATTTTCATAAGTAGGATATGATGCACATGAGACAGCATTTTCCTCTTCATCAAATACAAAGCGAAACTCTTTTGGTTGATTGCTATTCATAACTTTTGGTGGACTTTCCACCGGGGGTGGACTTGGTGTGCTTAGTTTTACAGAGGCATCATGGACTACAATGTCAGGTAGTGCCACTGGTTTAGGTTCACGTGAAGAGACAACACAATCTGGAGAGGCTGGCAGTGGTTTCTGCTCTGGTAAGGCATCATACACTTCTGAAGAGGGACTTTCCTCTGCTTCTTTACTTaatcctatcttcctctcctctgtatCTTCAGAGGAGATAACTTCACCTAAAAAAGGATCTGCTTCACTTTGGTGCTTCTCATTAAAATTATTTGAATTATCTGATTCAACACTTGTTGCCAGCTTGTCTGTTGATCCATCTTCAGAATTTTCAACTGTATCTGAATTATTTAGTGTTTTATCAAAACTAAAGTCATGATTTCTATATTCTATTGATGATGCATTTTCTCTGCTTGCTTCTGTGATAATTGAGTATCTGTGTTCAGCTTgcaatctttctatttctcccataAACTTATCATCCCTGAGAGCTTCCCTGATATTACCTTCACTAGAATAAGATTTCTCCTGTGCAAGAGGTTTCTTAACAGGTTCAAATGCTAAAGAATTTCGTTGACTAGCATTGTCTGAATCACTTCCATCATCTACTACTGTCAACTTCATAAAGTCTTGGACACTCTGGCTTTTCAAGCGAACCATCTCTGAAAACTCGCCCTGTTCTAGTCTCATGGTGaacccctcatcctcaccatctgaCAAAGTTCTGGCTAGGCTGGGATGtccactcccttcctctataGACAGTGTACTGGATCGTACCAACTTTGAGTTTGGAGGATTAGACACAAAGGAGTCTTTGCCAAGTTTGAAGtttactccccctttctctgGAGATGCTTCTGTGGTACTTGGCTCAGACTTTTCTCCTGCCAAGTAATCGTCCAGCTTTAGTATGGCATCAGTGATCTCTCGTGTGAGACTGTCCATTGGCTGCCCTGGCTCCATTCCCAACCAAGAGGGGAGTGCTGACCCAAACTTGGCAGCCATCTTAGCATCAAGATCTTCTACAGAGCCATGGAGGTTTTGTAGGCTGGGGGACATGGCTCCTCCAAGTTGCTGTCGATTGGATAAGCTAAAGTCACTGTCAAATCTGAAAAcggaaaaaagtgtaaaaaattGTGCAAAGAGACATatacaagaaaattataaaattatttacaGTAAATTAACTTAATATGTAAAACTTTAAAAGTTTGCTGACATACATAATGAAAATATCCAAGTAACAGGATCATTACACAGGGATTACTCTGTACAAACAGAACCATCAGCAGgaaattatcaatttatttacctTCACCAGTGAgttctatatatttttcatatgaagAGGCAGTACTCAAACTCCTTACCTAAGGTCAGTTGTATTACCAGCATGGACAATGCTATGATCTTGAGGCCTCTGTTGCTGAAGTTGATTCCAACGCAATTCAAAATCATTCATCAAGGCTGTGTCATGTGGTACCACAGATAAATTGTCCCATAAGTGCATTAACAGAGAGTGGATGTGGGTCATGGAAGGTCTGGAACTTTCTAAGCCCCAGCAAAGTTTCATTATATTGTATCTGGAAAAAAAACCCAGCAAGATATTAGGCACACATCATTTGGTATTTCAAGTAAATTACACCATTATAGATATCTCACCAGAACCATAATTCTTCagttattttacattttctcaGCATGGAGTTGAACTGCTTTTGGAGGCTCAAGTATGCATGACTCATCCACAATGACTTGCTGGATGACATGGTCGTCATCGAGGTGTGTGTATGGCATCATTCCCCGACTTGCAATTTCCCACATTATTATTCCAAAACTCCATACATTTGCTGGCTTTGTGACCTATGAAAGAATTTACAGGCATAAATACAAGAACAGATgactgaataagaaaaaaaagtctttctgGAGATATTATCTGATAAAGTTTGTACAGTCTGTACTTATTTATTCAAAGCACAAAATTCCAAGCAAAATACCTCCTTTGTCTCTATAGTTGTGTCAGTGCACTTTAATGTTTCTGGGGCACACCATCTGAGAGGCAGTGCCACTTCACCAGCACAGTAATATTCATTCTGAAATTGACAGTaaagcataaaaaaacaatactggTATTCCATGAGGTTAAAGAGTAAAAAGTATTTGAATTCTTATGAAAGCTTTTACATGCCAAAATGGATATCAGAATATAAAATCTGAAGTATCATGTATTACATACAGACAGAGTTAACAAGATCATTGCAATAATGAAAGTTTTAATTTACTAaccttataataatcaatattacagCCATAGTCACCTATCTTGACTGTATAGTCCTCATCCACAAGGCAATTTCTGGCAGCAAGGTCTCTGCAGAGAAAGATTTCATTCTAATTTTCAAATACAGGTGAAATATCTTTATAACAGGCAAAACAAATGCAAATCAGAAAATTAGTGACAaaatatcacactcacacactcactcactcactcactcactcacttactgacTTACTGACTTACTAACTTACTAACTTactaacttacttacttacttactcactcactcactcactcactcactcactcactcactcacacacacacacacaacacacacacaacacacacacacacacacacacacacacacacacacacacacgtctatgctTGTGCTCAAGCACAATAGGCACATGTACACAGTTACTCACAAtcacaatttatctatttatctgtcaatctatctatctatctccctctctcttcctcacatgcaggtatgcacacacacacatgcatgcatgcatgcatgcacacacacacacacacacacacacacacacacacacacacacacacacacacacacacacaacacacacaacacacacacaacacacacaacacacacaacacacacacacacacacacacacacacacacacacacacacacacacacattcacacacacacacacacacacacacacacacacacacacacacacacacacacacacacacacacacacacacacacacactctctcatgcgcatgcacaaacacacacacacacacactcttactcaTTCATCCTTCATTGACTCGATCCTGCAACATACCAtaccacacacaatcacaagcTCTCTTGctgacacacacaaaatcaacttACGTGTGAATAAAAGAGTGCGAATGCATGTGCATGAGACCTGCTGCCACATTGAGGGTCATGCGCAATAATGTTGCTTCTGTCAAGTTTTTTTCTTGGCGGACCACAGCCTTCAGATCACCCTGGAAAATGAAACATTATTAACTGATTCTTCTTTCCTGGCTTTAGCAATACATActgcaaacaaataaaaatatacaacagCAGTGAAAATCAGCAATGAGTACAAGTAAAATgagataagaacacacacacacacacacacatgcatacacacacacacacacacacacacacacacacacacacacacacacacacaaacacacacacacacacaaatacacaaataaattttatatatatatatatatatatatatatatataatgtatatatatacatatattcatatgtatacatacacaaatatgtatatatataattatatatatatatatgtataagtatatgtatgtatgtatgtatatgcatatgcatacatgtatatttatgtatatgtatgtatatgtacatatatatgtaactgtttaTATCCATAAGCATagagtatgtatatttacatgtatatacttgtatatatatatgtttatgtatatatacaatatgttcatatatatacatagacatatacatacacagacacacacttacactcacactcacactcacactaacactcacacacacacacacacacacacacacacacacacacacacacacacacacacacacacacacacacacacacacacacacacacacacacataaacaaatatacatacatatatatactcacatatatatatacatatatatatacatatatttacatatatatacctatatacctatatctatatatatatatatatatacacatatatatacctatatatatatatatatatatatatatatatatatatatatatatatatacatatatatatatacacacatatatatacctatatatatatatatatatatatatatatatatatatacatatatatatacacacatatatatacctatatatatatatatatatatatatatatatatatatatatatatatatatatatatatatatatgcatttgcataagtatgtgtatattaatatgtaaagtatatgtaaatgttgtgtgtgtattgaatatgtatgtgtatgtgtatgtgtatatgctggCCCCTTCGGCTGACCTTCGGGCAGAGTTGGAGCAGGATGAGAAATGGCTCGGCCTCGAGGCAGTGCGCCAGGACCTTCAACAGGTTGGGGTGCGACAGCTGGCGGTACGGACGCAGCTCGTGCAAGAAGTACATCTGCTCCGTGGGCGTTGCGTCCTCCCGCAACACCTTGACCGCCACCGGCGTCTGGCCCCGGTACAGGGTATTGGGCCGCACCGTGGACGCATGCGGCGATTCTCCTTTCGTGTGGTCGCTGAAGATGCCCGTCGCCCGGCCCTCCAGCACCTTTAGAAACGGCCACAGGTGTTAGACGCTATCTCTTCGGACGAAAGTGTATACAACAAGACTGCACTAAGCAAGGAGCTGACGTGTACTTACATGGCCGAACCAGCCCTTGCCAATCTCCTTGACGTACTGCAACTGGTTACGCGGGAAGTTCTGGTGTGGCTCAGCTGAAGTAAGCATCAACAAGTTAAAATTTTCACATTTTGAATTCTTAATCATCACAATTTTACTTTACTAACCTTTTCCATGTCACATATTAATGCCCTAGATAAAAACAACTCAGTTTAACCGTCATACACATAGCATGCTCTTATTTCATTCTTTGAAACATTATATGCAATTAGAAATTAGGGTATATCTGTACTTTaactagaatgaaaaaaaaagttacgaccATTCTAAgaaacacacaaatgtaaatatacagaatACATTCGCATGACCGATCATGACGatattggtatcgatggattcctcttacTTTCTACTACCCAAATGTATAGaaattatgccccccccccctcttggccTCGATAGTGtgtggtaaaatatgaataatatgcagATAATTGgtcaatatatattcaaatgcggGAGGCTGTGCCCCTTGCAACctgcccccaacccccgccctggACAACAGAGAATCCACCAGGTATGCAGGGCAGGACAGAGCATATGACAGGTTCGACATCATATCCTGCACTGAACATGTGGATTCCTTGTCCTCCATTGTGGGGCTTGGAGGCAGCAGCCCCTGCAGTAGAGAAAACAGATACTGGTttgatgtatattattcatattttacccagcAATTTCCCCGGTGCCCTTCATGCCCTTCCCTGTTATCagggccaagaatgtgggggttTAGGCGGCAAATGTCCTACATATATGGGTAGAGAGCGAAAGGAATCCTTCGTCCCCAATACTGTCATGAACGGTCATTCGGAAGTATGCTGTCTATTAATCTAAACAAAAAATAGCTGAACCGAATCCACTCCGGCACGCGTTTCTGTCCCCAAGATGGCTAAGACTCGTCCCTCCTGGGCACCTGATGCCTTCGACGCCTACCTCTGAATACCAAAATAAGGACCAGCGAACAAACCCTGAGTCTTGCCCTGTTCTTCCTCCGCGTGCTGCCCCTGTCACTGCTATCTGCCCTGGCTCTGACTCGACTTGACTTGTCCCTCTCCCTGAAAGTATACCCGATTATGACCTTGTCGCTAACTGGGCGACAAGGCTCTGATCTTGCCCTTGTCACTGGGCGTCTCTTGGACCCGCACCTTCCTCCAGATCGATTTGCCCCTTACATGAGTCGGATTCTGGATCCTGTGGCCGTGTTCCTCACTCTTGGCCTTTGCACTCACCGAACCACTCGTCCGTCGGGAGGCCCGTCGAAATCCGGGCCGGGAAGGAGGCCGGGAGAGTCTTGTCGGTGATCTGGTGCTCGCGCCGCGAGCCGGAGCGAGGCCGGATATCAGGCAAGGGCTCGAAATTGATCTGCAAATAGATAAGCATACGAATAAATGTCGCTAACATAAGAAAATTATACACGGAAGCCGCCAGCTGCATGGACCATGAACAAGGTCGCACTTTACATTCATGTCTACCCTCGCTAATAAGATCGATGAAATGAATAACTAGAGAAAATACTCAGCCATGACCTCGGTGACGAGTGGGaccgagggaaagagcgagagcgagagcgagagagagagagagagagagagagagagagagagagagagagagagagagagagagagagagagagagagagagagagagagcgagagagagcaagagagcaagagagaaagaaagagagagagaaagagagagagagagagagagagagagagagagagagagagagagagagagagagagagagagagagagagagcgcgagcgagagagcgagagagagagagagagagagagagagagagagagagagagagagagagagagagagagagagagagagagagagagagagcaagagagcaagagagaaagaaagagagagagagagagagagagagagagagagagagagagagagagagagagagagagagagagagagagcaagagagaaagaaagagagagagaaagagagagagagagaaagagagagagagagagagagaaagaaagagagagagaaagagagagagagagagagagagagagagagagagagagagagagagagaaagagagagagagaaagagagagagagaaagagagagagagagagagagagagagagagagagagagagagagagagagagagagagagagagagagagagagagagagagagagagagagaaagagagagagaaagagagagagaaagagagagagaaagagagagagaaagaaagaaagaaagaaagaaagaaagaaagagagagagagtgttctaTGCCCATGTGGGTACAGTATGAAAACATTACCGTATTCTAGgcatattttcttaatattattcctCATTGCGTTAACCGATGCCTTGATGACATAGATTTTGTCGTTCAGCGCATTTATTTCGGCTCGTGTTAACAATGCATTAGTGTGATTATTTATAAATTACTTAAAACCTTGGCAGAATTACCCACAAaccagcctttttttttctttctccagacCTCCCCACTCATCCTCGTTCCCAaactcacccctctccttccttaacccccctccttccacacttcccctccctctctgcctatttCCATCGCTCAGTTttagagattatttttattatatcagctaCTACGATTTCAAATTGTTCGTGAtcataattcatcattattacatggtcCTTGGTGACGACCCCACGCTGGGTTCTGGACATGTATTTAGTATTAAGTCGAATGTTGTTCTTACCGTGCTCAGACGCACTCTTATCGCCCAGCTGCGATCCGCGCCCGTGATGCGCCCAGTGTTTTTACGACTCTACGTGTGCTTAGCGCTGGCATTTCCCAATGGGATGGGATGCCCAATTTGCGTAATGTTTTTGCGACGTATGAGCTCGTCCCGGTAGTATCCTCTTCAATCTGAAATTATGGTGGGGTACTGACCGCTTTTCCTCCGGGAATTTTAGGAATTAAGTAATTTACAACCACGTGGGTTGTCTTATCGGCCGATCAGTTGTCCCAGTAGAAGCTGACCCGATCCGCTTGCATCATGCGTTGCTCTGCAAGCTTTGTCTGTTCCGTGACAGACAGACTTTCATCAATTTCACATACTGAAAGCAGTATCATTTCTGTGATTTCGCATAGTGGTTGATATAATGTTATCaatttatgaatattcttttcgtGCAGTCAGGTTGGTATCTATTTCCCTTGCATACTAACATTTCTCCACCCAACTTAACAacgcccccatccttccccatacCCATTACTCCCCCCCTACTACTCTtattccccccgccctccctctcctcctccctttcgcttaTTTATTTCACCTCACACGCCATTCTATTTcttacttactctcactctcgctttgtcTATTCACActaataattttatttctaatctgatcactatcatattttctaCTCGTGTGCTGTCCTCTGAATTACTCATTTCATAACTCTAACTCATTACTCACTCAAGTCGTCTATTCACCACTCGCCTCATGCAGCCACATACGCACATCGTCTTTGAATAGGCCACGTTAATTGCACAA harbors:
- the LOC125048278 gene encoding uncharacterized protein LOC125048278, producing MQLAASVYNFLMLATFIRMLIYLQINFEPLPDIRPRSGSRREHQITDKTLPASFPARISTGLPTDEWFAEPHQNFPRNQLQYVKEIGKGWFGHVLEGRATGIFSDHTKGESPHASTVRPNTLYRGQTPVAVKVLREDATPTEQMYFLHELRPYRQLSHPNLLKVLAHCLEAEPFLILLQLCPKGDLKAVVRQEKNLTEATLLRMTLNVAAGLMHMHSHSFIHTDLAARNCLVDEDYTVKIGDYGCNIDYYKNEYYCAGEVALPLRWCAPETLKCTDTTIETKEVTKPANVWSFGIIMWEIASRGMMPYTHLDDDHVIQQVIVDESCILEPPKAVQLHAEKIYNIMKLCWGLESSRPSMTHIHSLLMHLWDNLSVVPHDTALMNDFELRWNQLQQQRPQDHSIVHAGNTTDLRFDSDFSLSNRQQLGGAMSPSLQNLHGSVEDLDAKMAAKFGSALPSWLGMEPGQPMDSLTREITDAILKLDDYLAGEKSEPSTTEASPEKGGVNFKLGKDSFVSNPPNSKLVRSSTLSIEEGSGHPSLARTLSDGEDEGFTMRLEQGEFSEMVRLKSQSVQDFMKLTVVDDGSDSDNASQRNSLAFEPVKKPLAQEKSYSSEGNIREALRDDKFMGEIERLQAEHRYSIITEASRENASSIEYRNHDFSFDKTLNNSDTVENSEDGSTDKLATSVESDNSNNFNEKHQSEADPFLGEVISSEDTEERKIGLSKEAEESPSSEVYDALPEQKPLPASPDCVVSSREPKPVALPDIVVHDASVKLSTPSPPPVESPPKVMNSNQPKEFRFVFDEEENAVSCASYPTYENNGDVQTQKDSVVFSDNIKKVDVNDMDGGWMLAKNRTDNQSNEDSSIKDPALNSQRSAVQIGEESCRSTELNKFLDYVQEKSRQRLTSTPLKKDEDDTGESGTVNEKMDSSPFTDGFSVHDTSYEGDQEMSSNVIAVDKDNTFVKQRLVFGFNKDEMKDADNEQKNDQSCNEGKDEKSAPEIPSYKPEEIVEGEDIVIGALEHYSLELYRAIKSPESTECKEENTQPSAFPKEVHPANNKKNEKDSAGIEFDLEQWDRFLGSTMSEDLVNSDTIFKEISNDKTNIKSDIASDILGSTFDGSENVIVNKAEYPGLSDLRQDLSSTFEHSTCNEISGIMKHNESEISDVDSHRPKVDTDIFFGSDSSSSLMKHSDALVQKPSSEFHEPFHTASMESSLCDRNQIMKFSDESYLTAESRPVTRELYTSAEVSDLYKTATLLSDEELKQTPFLDVNSLNQREWSSSQGSKTDETCSLGNSYVIIDTPSDSYTYKREDSVDCTFEVMDHNEITQLVKHSKDVKETFGRECEIADSSTVSSCQLPETQSSDEKSVVRSDTSDSVHDFIVEKEKAIYNEKNIKTGLGFHITPAEEKVLGAKSATTDLENHKLVNLNGDVLKLKTFDLDSEVNLIKEEDDLSPSAYQYRIRGDDCWSSQESQDSAVENDEAENGDFWQQQMVAWQEAAFQTRQLLQEAADGNNTFDGKLKGSQEDLEASPRSDTSSTKSPYSSTDMLNLDDEGTYVSYNTTDDEEVLGYKPEDINALRAELSLKLGGVQEKEEMEPEEPDDVPSGERDNVVINYRGIITTTLSPIKEESFLEDYDSPARRLSNKSITEDPSIEFHESFSESLCLDGSKKVDSTFVIHEAVNEQTVKKMEPGLSELAFSGDFEDGIIVAEDESKDKSKTLDSSSDTVDRLHISSSLDICSQAKVDSLTENIHDSLILEDLEEEAGPSSIQIYNSKNDGDGEDVLVVDTETNQATIVEGGKPRSHLAFIIDQVEEPEITDVQIFAYEDSDDVALESIPSIGGSRFDEMRYREKCLREDPSTDKPIDNVEGGTFEVDTESKPEIAFVLTGTLGSEENLERRKEPNEAENSPQGILVPHYHSYFTSALSSISHPNASIEDPPLFEQVEHISLPYDVNYPAAGENVDFSDKEEDDPKPNGVCGKEISINKAKEEEEAEAPIKLSFLGRLYSDESEESNEKNIKSHKAREATLLSDSESEEEAEQPVARPKTPEPGDLNQMTSAEMLASKKYQVRNPRIIMENLQ